In a genomic window of Babylonia areolata isolate BAREFJ2019XMU chromosome 3, ASM4173473v1, whole genome shotgun sequence:
- the LOC143280520 gene encoding N-acetyltaurine hydrolase-like yields MSEEAIAAQIREDICSGVDGTDTCCGVIGEVGCSWPITDFEKRSLRSSAAMQSELGSPAILHPGRNPEAPFETMRIFLEAGGVADKTVMSHLDRTFLNTEQFLEFAKLGCYCELDLFGVEVSHYQLCKEMDMPSDAQRIAFIRALLDSGYDRRVLVAHDIHTKHRLKKYGGHGYTHILENVVPKMKQRGFTEEEVKVILTHNPAEWLTFTK; encoded by the exons ATGTCCGAGGAAGCCATAGCAGCTCAGATCAGGGAGGATATATGTAGCGGTGTGGATGGAACGGACACCTGTTGTGGTGTCATCGGAGAGGTGGGCTGCAGCTGGCCCATCACAG ACTTTGAGAAACGCTCCTTGAGGAGCTCTGCTGCAATGCAGAGTGAGCTGGGGAGTCCTGCAATACTCCATCCGGGGCGTAATCCTGAAGCTCCCTTTGAGACCATGCGCATTTTCCTGGAGGCAGGGGGCGTGGCGGACAAGACAGTCATGTCACATCTGGATA GAACATTTCTCAACACAGAACAGTTCCTAGAGTTTGCCAAGCTGGGATGCTACTGCGAACTGGACTTGTTTGGGGTTGAGGTCTCACACTATCAGCTGTGCAAAGAGATGGACATGCCCAGTGACGCTCAGCGCATCGCCTTCATCCGTGCCTTGCTGGACAGTGGCTATGACAGGAGAGTTCTTGTGGCCCATGACATCCACACCAAACACAGACTG AAAAAGTACGGAGGCCACGGCTACACTCACATCCTGGAGAATGTGGTGCCCAAAATGAAACAACGCGGCTTCACTGAGGAAGAGGTCAAGGTCATTCTGACCCACAACCCTGCGGAGTGGCTGACCTTTACAAAATAA
- the LOC143280264 gene encoding N-acetyltaurine hydrolase-like — translation MADRKYKIQTVCGLIEAGELGPTLTHEHLMLEADPIFISPSEASSQHKTHMPFTMENLGWIRQNPYSYKPNLSFMSEKDTIIQEVMDYKSLGGGGIVENSTIGLNRDLTFLRKLSSL, via the exons TGTGTGGGCTGATAGAGGCAGGGGAGCTGGGCCCCACGCTGACCCATGAACATCTGATGCTGGAGGCAGACCCCATCTTCATCTCCCCCTCTGAGGCCAGCAGCCAGCACaagacacacatgcccttcaccATGGAAAACCTGGGCTGGATCCGCCAGAATCC GTACAGTTACAAGCCCAACCTCAGCTTTATGAGTGAGAAGGACACCATCATACAAGAGGTGATGGATTACAAG AGTCTTGGAGGTGGGGGCATTGTGGAAAATTCCACCATTGGATTAAATAGAGATCTCACCTTTCTGCGCAAGTTGTCG AGTTTATGA